In Lacerta agilis isolate rLacAgi1 chromosome 1, rLacAgi1.pri, whole genome shotgun sequence, the following proteins share a genomic window:
- the TFCP2L1 gene encoding transcription factor CP2-like protein 1: protein MLFWHTQPEHYNQHSTGSYLRDVLALPIFKQEEPQLSPENDTKLPPFQYVLCAATSPAVKLHEETLTYLNQGQSYEIRLLENRKLGEFQDLNTKYVKSIIRVVFHDRRLQYTEHQQLEGWRWSRPGDRILDIDIPLSVGILDPRASPTQLNTVEFLWDPSKRASAFIQVHCISTEFTPRKHGGEKGVPFRIQMDTFKQNENGEYTEHLHSASCQIKVFKPKGADRKQKTDREKMEKKTTQEREKYQPSYDTTILTECSPWPDVPYQVNNAPSPSYNSSPNSFSLGDGNSSPTHQAELLPPSNDHLLPSASIQDAQQWLQRNRFSPFCRLFSSFSGADLLKMSKDDLVQICGPADGIRLYNAIKGRNVRPKMTIYVCQEPEQNRSHLHQKRENGDANLCIYHAIFLEELTTVELMEKIANLYSISPQQINRIYRQGPTGIHVLVSNEMVQNFQDESCFVITTLKAESNDGYHIILK, encoded by the exons TGATGTCCTCGCGCTCCCAATCTTTAAACAGGAAGAGCCTCAACTCTCCCCTGAGAATGACACAAAACTCCCTCCATTTCAGTATGTGCTCTGTGCGGCCACATCCCCTGCTGTGAAGCTTCATGAGGAGACACTGACTTATCTAAACCAAG GTCAGTCTTATGAAATCCGTCTACTTGAGAATAGGAAATTGGGAGAGTTTCAAGATttaaacacaaaatatgtaaag AGCATAATTCGTGTGGTTTTCCATGATCGCCGTCTGCAGTACACTGAGCACCAACAGCTCGAAGGCTGGAGGTGGAGTCGGCCAGGAGATCGCATCCTTGACATAG ATATCCCACTGTCAGTCGGCATCCTAGATCCCAGAGCCAGCCCCACACAGCTGAATACAGTAGAATTTTTGTGGGATCCCTCTAAGAGAGCATCAGCATTCATTCAG GTGCATTGTATAAGTACAGAATTTACTCCGAGGAAACATGGGGGAGAGAAAGGCGTACCCTTCCGGATACAAATGGACACATTCAAACAGAATGAGAATGGCGAATACACAGAACATTTGCATTCTGCAAGCTGCCAGATCAAAGTTTTTAAG CCTAAAGGAGCAGATAGGAAAcagaaaacagacagagaaaaaatGGAGAAGAAAACTACTCAAGAAAGGGAGAAATATCAGCCATCCTATGATACAACCATTCTGACAGAG TGTTCCCCATGGCCAGATGTGCCTTATCAAGTGAACAACGCTCCGTCTCCAAGTTACAACAGCTCTCCAAACAGTTTCAGTCTTGGAGATGG CAACAGTTCTCCAACTCACCAGGCGGAGCTCCTGCCTCCCAGCAATGAC CATCTCCTTCCCTCTGCTTCTATTCAAGATGCTCAGCAGTGGCTTCAGCGAAATAGGTTTAGTCCATTCTGTAGACTCTTTTCAAGTTTCTCAG GTGCCGACTTACTGAAGATGTCCAAAGATGACCTTGTTCAGATTTGTGGCCCAGCTGATGGCATTCGACTTTATAACGCCATTAAAGGAAG GAACGTAAGGCCCAAGATGACCATTTATGTATGTCAGGAACCTGAGCAAAATCGGTCTCACCTTCATCAAAAACGAGAGAATGGAGATGCTAATCTGTGTA TATACCATGCTATCTTCTTAGAAGAGCTGACAACAGTGGAATTGATGGAGAAGATTGCAAACTTGTACAGTATTTCCCCACAGCAGATAAACCGAATCTATCGGCAAGGACCTACAGGGATCCATGTATTAGTGAGCAATGAG ATGGTACAAAACTTTCAAGATGAATCTTGTTTTGTCATCACAACGTTAAAAG CTGAAAGTAATGATGGCTACCATATCATTCTGAAATAA